DNA from Rosa rugosa chromosome 6, drRosRugo1.1, whole genome shotgun sequence:
TTGCTTTATTGAAGATGAAAGCAAGACATTATTTGACTGATATTGCTTTCGATGACATTCTTCGCACTAGCCGTAGTTTCTTACCGGAAGATAACACACTTCCAGAGTCCTTATATTCAATGAAGAAGCTAGTGAAGGCATTTGATCTTGGATATGAGAAGATACATGCATGTGTCAATGATTGCTGTTTATTTAGAAAAGATTTGCAGCATCTGGAAAATTGTCCAAAGTGTGGTGCTTCAAGATGGAAACTTAATGAAAGCAGTTCTAAAATTCAAAAAGGCATCCCTGCAAAAGTTTTGCGTTACTTTCCAATAATACCAAGGCTTAGGAGAATGTTTGCTATTACTGAAACAGCAGAACAATTAAGGTGGCATTCGAATAATAAGAGTCAAGATGGTAAGATGAGACATCCTGTTGATGCATTAGCATGGGAAACAATAAATAGAAGGTGGCCATCTTTTGCATCAGATCCTCGAAATATCAGATTTGGCCTTGCTACCGATGGGTTTAATCCATTTCATGATCTTAGGTCTACGTACAGCTGTTGGCCAGTCATTTTGACAATATATAACTTGTCTCCATGGTTATGTATGTCTAAAGAAAGTCTCATGTTGACGTTACTCATACCAGGTCCTAAGCAACCGGGTAACGATATCGATGTTTATTTGGCACCACTAGTCTGGAAGGATAATCTTTTCCCTCCAACATATCCTCCCAGTCCCTACCCTATCCCGCCATTTTAACACCACTTCTCCTTTCCCAGCCCTTTAACACCAAAGCTTAACGGTGAGCCTCTTCCACCACCACAGCTCAATCCACCGTCCACGTGTCCTCAGAACCCAGCCGATCCCCGACCGCACCCTCGTCAACCTCCAATTGGTGCCGAAGGATCCTCTAGCCGGCGCCGTGAAATCCCGAGATCTCAAAAGGTCGCGCAATCTAGCCTCTCAATTTCTCTGTTA
Protein-coding regions in this window:
- the LOC133717394 gene encoding uncharacterized protein LOC133717394, yielding MEKEWLQFDRFKDEYRVGARMFVDKARADYGNSEDEIICPCIKCRNSEHHHFEIVYEHLVTRGMDPTYKIWICHGETGSESNHEDLEIPETYKLFKDLCFQHDENDEDDEDVDDTIETREAEILNLVREAETPLFFGCTNYTKMSASVALLKMKARHYLTDIAFDDILRTSRSFLPEDNTLPESLYSMKKLVKAFDLGYEKIHACVNDCCLFRKDLQHLENCPKCGASRWKLNESSSKIQKGIPAKVLRYFPIIPRLRRMFAITETAEQLRWHSNNKSQDGKMRHPVDALAWETINRRWPSFASDPRNIRFGLATDGFNPFHDLRSTYSCWPVILTIYNLSPWLCMSKESLMLTLLIPGPKQPGNDIDVYLAPLVWKDNLFPPTYPPSPYPIPPF